The DNA region ACGAGGTCGACCAGACCGAGGTGCGGCACTGGAAGACGGTCGAGTTCTCCGGGGAGCTCGAAGAGGACGGGAACGAGGACAAGCTCGAGCCGAAGCTCGCTGCGATCAAGGATTGCTCGATCCTCTACGTGGCCGCGATCGGTGCTTCGGGGGCGGCGCGTGTGGTCGCGCAAAAGATCCACCCGGTCAAAGCGAAGGACCTGGAGCCGATTCGCGAAATCCTGGAGAAGCTCCAGGAGGTGCTTCGGGGGACGCCTCCGCCTTGGCTGCGGAAGGCGCTCTTGAAGGGAAAGGAGAGAACATGGGACTTCGAGGAGGAGAAGGAGTGAAGACGACAAGCGAACCGCAGAGTGGGACGAGCGAGCTGCGCGAAGAATTCCTTCGGGAGCTGGCGAAGCAGCAGCGAGCCCAGGACACCTACGGGGTCTGGGACGGAAAGAAGGACGAGGAGCTGCTCGCGCCTTTCATTCTCGATGCCGCGAAGCGGAAGGAGATCCCCATCGTGGGCGATCCGGATCCCGAAACGCTCGAACGGGTGGAGCTCTTCTTCAACGCGGTCGGACTCGTGATCGAACGGAAGACGGGGGTGATGGTGGTGCCCATGATGTCGATGCACCACGAGGGATTCGGGAAGGTGGTCCTGCTCGCGGGCCGGCTGGCGGTGGTCAACAAGGTGCTCCGGGATGTCCATCGCTTCGGCTTCCCCAGCCGGGAGAAGCTCGGAGAGGCCGGGGAAAAATACGTCGCCGCAGCTCTCGGGA from Methylacidimicrobium sp. AP8 includes:
- the nifX gene encoding nitrogen fixation protein NifX, yielding MKVAFATQDGIRVNAHFGWAKTIAIYEVDQTEVRHWKTVEFSGELEEDGNEDKLEPKLAAIKDCSILYVAAIGASGAARVVAQKIHPVKAKDLEPIREILEKLQEVLRGTPPPWLRKALLKGKERTWDFEEEKE
- a CDS encoding NifX-associated nitrogen fixation protein, with amino-acid sequence MKTTSEPQSGTSELREEFLRELAKQQRAQDTYGVWDGKKDEELLAPFILDAAKRKEIPIVGDPDPETLERVELFFNAVGLVIERKTGVMVVPMMSMHHEGFGKVVLLAGRLAVVNKVLRDVHRFGFPSREKLGEAGEKYVAAALGMIEKFPEVARYGG